A single genomic interval of Phycisphaerae bacterium harbors:
- a CDS encoding ABC transporter permease, giving the protein MKWLFLAPLMFIQLVYQSVYLAISQIWANKTRSILTTIGIVIGVASVVAVIAALTGLKAKILSQVETFGNNTIILQPRRPDTGPKKNVSWWDVRFKPKEFEGLLEHCPSIERYTRISEAGQQTVKYGEKSVENAQVYGVEPAWHEIEHRTINIGRGISVIDTGRNVCLIEPGLRDKLGMDKDCIGESIRIGFRNFRIVGVIEKRADLGIGGGGQERHEIIIPFETTRKFRQEFWAWALAESKSPEVLDEGVAELNFFLRRTRQLDPGEPETFRVESLQSAIQTFNNIAIMVTLVAGGVVGISLLVGGVGIMNIMLVSISERTKEIGLRKAVGAKRSAILTQFLVEAVILCFVGGFVGVGLGKLLTLAIAHSNPLLEKTYIPAWAVVLSFAFAGTVGICFGMFPAIKAARLDPIEALRHE; this is encoded by the coding sequence ATGAAATGGCTGTTTCTTGCTCCGCTGATGTTTATCCAGCTTGTATATCAAAGCGTGTACCTGGCGATTAGTCAGATATGGGCGAACAAGACACGGTCGATACTGACAACGATAGGAATTGTAATTGGCGTTGCATCGGTAGTCGCGGTTATAGCGGCACTGACAGGATTAAAGGCGAAGATTCTCAGCCAGGTGGAGACGTTTGGGAATAATACTATAATCTTGCAGCCGAGACGGCCTGATACCGGGCCTAAGAAAAATGTTTCTTGGTGGGATGTGAGATTTAAGCCAAAAGAATTTGAAGGGCTTTTGGAGCATTGCCCATCGATAGAGCGATATACCCGGATAAGCGAAGCGGGACAGCAAACGGTTAAATACGGGGAGAAATCTGTAGAGAATGCGCAAGTGTACGGCGTTGAACCAGCCTGGCACGAAATAGAACACAGGACCATAAATATTGGTCGGGGGATATCGGTAATAGATACGGGCCGGAATGTGTGTTTGATTGAGCCGGGACTTCGCGACAAACTCGGTATGGACAAAGACTGCATTGGGGAATCGATTCGAATCGGGTTCAGGAATTTCAGGATTGTAGGGGTGATAGAGAAACGGGCAGACCTTGGAATCGGCGGAGGCGGGCAGGAGCGACACGAAATAATAATTCCTTTTGAAACAACAAGGAAGTTCCGGCAGGAATTCTGGGCATGGGCGCTTGCGGAGAGCAAGTCGCCGGAGGTTCTGGATGAAGGAGTAGCGGAACTGAATTTTTTTCTTCGCCGGACGCGGCAATTAGACCCGGGCGAGCCGGAGACATTCAGAGTTGAATCACTGCAGAGTGCAATCCAGACTTTCAATAACATAGCGATTATGGTAACGCTTGTTGCCGGCGGTGTGGTGGGAATATCATTACTGGTCGGCGGTGTAGGCATTATGAACATTATGCTCGTATCGATATCGGAACGGACAAAGGAAATAGGATTGCGAAAGGCGGTAGGCGCTAAGAGGTCTGCAATATTAACGCAGTTCCTCGTAGAGGCGGTGATACTTTGTTTTGTAGGCGGGTTTGTAGGAGTAGGTTTGGGAAAGCTTTTGACTTTAGCGATAGCACATTCGAATCCGCTGCTCGAAAAAACATATATACCTGCATGGGCAGTGGTACTTTCGTTTGCGTTCGCAGGAACGGTAGGAATATGTTTCGGGATGTTCCCGGCGATAAAAGCTGCGCGTCTGGACCCGATAGAGGCGCTTAGGCATGAATAG
- a CDS encoding efflux RND transporter periplasmic adaptor subunit: MKKRRKWIISIFVVIVVLLVIGWLAAKNHKGKDKGQVVRIEDVNQGELTERVSAPGEIEPKTTVQISAKVSARIIAIPYDEGSIVTCGDPNANPPKPASLLLQLDAKDLESQLRLAEASRNAQEAQIEVEKSKVESSKATILGLAASLKQAESDLERKQELVQSGAVSKSDFEQIKYKVDSLRADNESAKYNLEAAQQNLVVMKHNLDAAEARIAEAKDALSYTTIVSPINGVVTRVNAKVGEMVVTGTMNNAGTVIMEVSDLSQILVVAQVDEADIGELEVGQKATVSIQAFPNITFNGIVNEIALKHRFSENNTRYYRTEILLDKDPNLLKLYTGLTADVDIETRKHINVIKVPSQAVVARDIDSLPLEIRDKSPELDKDKKFAPVVFRYIDGKAVVTPVKIGQGDLTHTIILSGLKAGDKVVVGPYKILDSLKHDQKLRDERDVEAENKSKDNARGKKGKSDINEPAGK, encoded by the coding sequence GTGAAGAAACGGCGCAAGTGGATTATCAGTATTTTTGTTGTGATTGTGGTGCTGCTGGTGATTGGCTGGCTGGCGGCCAAAAACCACAAAGGAAAAGACAAAGGTCAGGTAGTGCGCATCGAGGATGTCAATCAGGGTGAACTGACAGAGCGAGTCAGCGCGCCGGGCGAGATTGAACCCAAGACTACCGTTCAGATAAGCGCAAAAGTATCTGCGCGGATTATAGCGATACCATACGACGAAGGAAGCATAGTAACCTGCGGCGATCCAAACGCAAATCCGCCTAAACCGGCCTCACTATTATTGCAACTCGATGCGAAGGACCTGGAGAGTCAATTACGGCTGGCCGAGGCGAGCCGCAACGCCCAGGAAGCGCAGATAGAGGTTGAGAAGTCGAAGGTTGAAAGCAGCAAGGCGACCATACTGGGGCTTGCAGCGTCATTAAAACAGGCTGAAAGTGACCTTGAGCGTAAACAGGAACTGGTCCAGTCTGGCGCTGTCAGCAAATCAGATTTCGAGCAGATAAAATACAAGGTGGACTCGCTTCGTGCAGATAACGAGAGTGCCAAATACAATCTTGAAGCGGCCCAGCAAAATCTGGTAGTGATGAAACACAATTTAGACGCGGCAGAGGCAAGGATAGCGGAAGCAAAAGATGCGCTGAGCTATACGACGATAGTATCGCCGATAAACGGAGTAGTAACTCGCGTAAATGCCAAGGTGGGTGAAATGGTGGTGACGGGGACGATGAATAATGCCGGGACGGTGATTATGGAAGTCTCTGACCTGTCGCAGATATTAGTTGTGGCGCAGGTTGACGAAGCGGATATCGGCGAACTGGAAGTCGGCCAGAAGGCGACGGTAAGCATACAGGCGTTTCCAAATATCACATTCAATGGTATTGTTAATGAGATTGCGCTCAAGCACCGATTCAGCGAAAACAATACAAGGTATTACCGCACGGAGATACTGCTCGATAAAGACCCGAACCTTTTAAAACTTTATACAGGGCTAACGGCAGATGTCGATATTGAGACGCGCAAACATATCAACGTAATCAAGGTTCCGAGCCAGGCGGTGGTTGCCAGGGATATCGATAGTCTGCCTTTGGAGATTCGTGATAAATCGCCTGAACTGGACAAGGACAAAAAGTTTGCGCCGGTGGTATTCAGATACATCGACGGTAAAGCGGTTGTAACGCCTGTGAAAATTGGGCAGGGTGACCTGACGCATACGATAATTTTGTCGGGGCTTAAGGCAGGTGACAAGGTAGTCGTGGGGCCTTACAAGATTTTAGACAGTCTCAAGCACGACCAGAAACTGCGTGACGAGCGGGATGTGGAAGCAGAGAACAAGTCAAAAGACAATGCCAGGGGAAAGAAGGGCAAGAGCGACATCAATGAGCCGGCAGGAAAGTAA
- a CDS encoding LamG-like jellyroll fold domain-containing protein, whose protein sequence is MKIVFLCVLAVACGFLAVSAQAELLVNPGFELGGTPPPAAWQEGWVPDNWFKWGVGGWASWKSESRQSIPYTPHTGDKFFAVGAWTSGEHQNIGQVIKVYPSEVFTFSVWASTENFGTPYGYFLVQWFDSGGVQIGSDEFGGLMSGVQVATYTQYSYTTSAAPAGAVTANFQIEGDSQGTVMVDDASVKLRYAANDPIPDNNTSVPPSTSQLQWTRPAPRTAGPVTVDVWFGTSIGGMTKVVDNQAVDSWTITPALSASAYYWRVDCRDDSIVTTGRQWQFFTNTAPVVDAGPKQNIWLASGSAIAVMNAAVTDDNLPNPPATVTYLWTVDSGPGTVVFSPSDTVKDPNATFTTAGDYVLRLTANDSQFNGSDTVIVRVFAAGDTGLIAEYRLNETSGTKAADSVGGHDANLFGGPTWLPTGGKVDGALQLVSSSSQYTNCGGGFVGDHNISPTWADLRDEITLSAWIKLPVVGWPSGNNPWTAIVTKGDTSWRLTRNANSNTVYFYCNGLQEFGREVIGVVDVADNQWHFIAGTYDGATIALYVDGILQNSYPSSGQIAFNNYDVYIGNNDESVDNRFFSGVIDQVRIHNVGLPQAKIREQYVADGGTTICPEYLAGDINNDCYIDFKDVAVLAENWLKCNDITKPGQCQ, encoded by the coding sequence ATGAAGATAGTATTTTTATGTGTACTTGCCGTAGCCTGCGGGTTTTTGGCCGTATCGGCCCAGGCGGAACTGTTGGTCAATCCCGGTTTCGAACTCGGCGGAACTCCGCCGCCTGCCGCATGGCAGGAAGGGTGGGTGCCTGATAATTGGTTTAAGTGGGGCGTAGGAGGCTGGGCCAGTTGGAAAAGTGAATCGCGGCAATCGATACCATATACACCTCACACCGGGGATAAGTTCTTTGCCGTAGGTGCGTGGACTAGCGGCGAGCATCAAAATATCGGTCAGGTCATAAAGGTCTATCCTAGTGAGGTATTTACTTTCAGTGTATGGGCAAGCACGGAGAACTTTGGTACACCTTATGGGTATTTTCTTGTACAATGGTTTGATTCTGGCGGTGTTCAAATCGGAAGCGATGAGTTTGGGGGGTTGATGAGCGGCGTTCAGGTTGCGACATATACTCAGTACAGCTATACAACATCAGCGGCGCCGGCAGGTGCAGTAACGGCGAATTTCCAGATAGAAGGTGATTCACAGGGAACGGTTATGGTCGATGATGCGTCGGTTAAACTGCGATATGCGGCCAATGATCCGATTCCTGATAATAATACATCTGTTCCACCGTCCACCTCGCAACTTCAATGGACAAGACCTGCCCCGCGTACGGCCGGTCCTGTTACTGTGGATGTATGGTTCGGTACGAGTATTGGTGGGATGACAAAGGTCGTCGATAACCAGGCGGTAGATTCCTGGACTATTACACCGGCGCTGTCAGCTTCGGCTTATTACTGGCGTGTTGACTGCCGCGACGACTCGATAGTAACAACCGGCCGTCAGTGGCAGTTCTTTACTAATACCGCTCCTGTTGTAGATGCAGGCCCGAAACAGAATATCTGGCTGGCATCAGGTTCTGCAATTGCTGTAATGAATGCTGCGGTGACCGATGATAATCTGCCCAACCCGCCGGCCACAGTGACGTATCTGTGGACAGTGGACAGCGGTCCGGGAACTGTGGTATTTTCACCGTCTGACACGGTTAAAGACCCGAATGCGACATTTACGACAGCCGGCGATTATGTCCTGAGACTTACGGCAAATGACAGCCAATTTAACGGCAGCGATACTGTGATAGTTCGTGTGTTTGCTGCCGGTGATACCGGTTTGATAGCTGAATACAGGTTGAACGAAACCAGCGGCACCAAGGCAGCCGACAGTGTCGGCGGACACGATGCCAACCTCTTTGGCGGTCCGACATGGCTGCCGACAGGCGGTAAGGTAGATGGTGCATTGCAATTGGTCAGCAGTTCCAGTCAGTATACTAACTGCGGCGGAGGCTTCGTTGGCGATCACAATATTTCGCCGACATGGGCCGATCTCAGGGACGAGATTACGCTTTCTGCGTGGATAAAATTGCCGGTAGTAGGATGGCCAAGCGGAAATAATCCCTGGACGGCTATTGTCACCAAGGGCGATACGTCATGGCGGTTGACGCGGAATGCCAACAGCAACACCGTTTACTTCTACTGTAACGGCCTGCAGGAGTTTGGCCGTGAAGTGATTGGAGTCGTCGATGTTGCGGATAATCAGTGGCACTTTATTGCAGGAACGTATGACGGTGCGACGATAGCTCTGTATGTTGACGGTATTCTTCAAAACTCTTATCCGTCTTCAGGTCAAATAGCTTTTAATAATTATGATGTTTACATCGGCAATAATGATGAGAGCGTCGATAATCGCTTCTTCTCCGGCGTTATCGACCAGGTCAGGATACACAATGTCGGTTTGCCGCAAGCCAAGATACGTGAGCAGTATGTTGCGGATGGTGGAACCACGATTTGTCCGGAGTACCTGGCCGGCGATATTAATAATGACTGTTATATAGATTTTAAGGATGTCGCAGTGCTTGCCGAAAATTGGCTCAAGTGCAATGACATAACAAAACCGGGGCAATGCCAATAG
- a CDS encoding ABC transporter ATP-binding protein yields the protein MSRQESNTNGKVIIRLQGLKRFYRVGVEEIHALDGVELEVRENEYIAVMGHSGSGKSTLMNVLGCLDRASKGSYELDGDDVTQLSDAELANIRNERIGFVFQSFELLPQMNALKNVEMPLLYARNGWFGRSARAKKSLERVGLGDRIKHKPNQLSGGEKQRVAIARALVCNPSILLADEPTGNLDSKTSENILDLFDELHRQGQTIVMVTHESDVAQYAKRIIRMQDGRICSDLTTEQDGVNQSRQDDDSGEETK from the coding sequence ATGAGCCGGCAGGAAAGTAACACAAATGGTAAAGTAATAATCCGGCTGCAGGGGCTCAAGCGGTTTTATCGAGTCGGCGTGGAGGAAATTCATGCGCTTGACGGAGTAGAGTTAGAGGTGCGGGAGAACGAATATATCGCGGTGATGGGTCATTCCGGTTCGGGTAAAAGCACATTAATGAACGTTCTCGGGTGTCTGGACAGGGCGAGCAAGGGCAGCTATGAACTTGACGGAGATGATGTGACACAGTTGAGCGACGCAGAGCTGGCAAATATACGCAACGAGAGAATCGGTTTTGTGTTTCAGTCTTTTGAACTTCTGCCGCAGATGAACGCATTGAAGAACGTGGAGATGCCGCTTCTATATGCGCGTAACGGATGGTTTGGCCGGTCTGCGAGGGCAAAGAAGTCTCTTGAGCGAGTCGGTCTTGGGGACCGGATTAAACACAAGCCGAATCAGCTTTCCGGCGGAGAGAAACAGCGTGTTGCGATCGCACGTGCCCTTGTATGCAATCCGAGCATATTGCTTGCCGACGAACCGACGGGGAATTTGGACAGCAAAACGAGTGAGAATATATTAGACCTTTTTGACGAGCTTCACAGGCAGGGCCAGACGATAGTAATGGTAACGCACGAGAGTGACGTTGCCCAGTACGCCAAAAGAATAATTCGAATGCAGGACGGTCGTATTTGCAGCGACCTGACAACAGAGCAGGACGGGGTCAATCAGTCCCGTCAGGACGATGATTCAGGGGAGGAAACGAAATGA
- a CDS encoding LacI family DNA-binding transcriptional regulator, with protein MVLLKSESIPMGRKKVNLCDVARIVGASKSTVSRVLNNKLGNGFSVTDSVKQRILDVSKQLGYRPNLIAQSLSNQQRIMIHILGGSHALHDLGDIYQTAVNEIVSIIDDGLKYGNITVDMSSHHSNESELPPWHINAAVILARCNPVTVEELEQANIPYVVINGPAGTKGSVVVPDDVNGMKLAVKHLVELGHKRIAYAGPQAAFLKGHSSVYDRHQTYLAEMKEFGLIPMPGHEKLLSTVKTYKNLYESAVKYIETLVVQNKTTAIIVYGHMEAINLMHAAQSLGISVPEQLSLICFCDQHSCDIMSPSMTFIDLMSKEMGQAVAELLIRQLNQSKKVKPEIIKLPEQLIIRNTTSVAPKD; from the coding sequence ATGGTACTTTTAAAGTCGGAATCTATACCTATGGGTCGCAAAAAGGTAAATTTATGTGATGTTGCCAGGATTGTCGGGGCAAGCAAGTCCACCGTCAGCAGGGTGCTGAACAACAAACTTGGTAATGGTTTTAGCGTTACTGACAGCGTAAAACAGCGTATTCTCGATGTTTCAAAGCAGTTGGGTTATCGTCCGAACCTTATCGCCCAGAGTCTGTCGAATCAGCAAAGAATAATGATTCACATTCTTGGCGGAAGTCACGCTCTGCACGACCTCGGCGATATTTATCAAACTGCTGTAAATGAGATAGTTTCTATAATAGACGACGGTCTTAAATACGGCAATATCACGGTTGATATGTCCTCTCACCATTCAAACGAGAGCGAACTTCCTCCCTGGCATATAAACGCAGCGGTAATTCTTGCCCGCTGTAACCCCGTCACGGTTGAGGAGCTGGAGCAGGCAAATATTCCTTATGTTGTGATTAATGGTCCTGCCGGCACAAAGGGGTCTGTGGTTGTTCCTGATGACGTTAATGGAATGAAATTGGCGGTAAAACATCTTGTGGAACTCGGGCATAAAAGGATAGCTTATGCCGGACCACAGGCGGCGTTTTTGAAAGGACACAGCAGTGTATATGACAGGCATCAGACATATTTGGCCGAGATGAAAGAGTTCGGTTTAATACCGATGCCGGGTCATGAAAAACTGCTGTCAACAGTGAAAACATATAAAAATTTATATGAATCCGCGGTCAAATACATAGAAACGCTGGTCGTACAGAATAAAACAACGGCAATAATTGTATATGGCCATATGGAAGCTATAAATCTGATGCATGCGGCACAATCCCTGGGTATTTCCGTTCCGGAACAGTTGAGCCTGATATGTTTTTGCGACCAGCATTCATGCGATATTATGAGTCCGTCTATGACGTTCATAGATTTGATGTCCAAGGAAATGGGACAGGCTGTTGCCGAACTGTTAATCAGGCAGTTGAATCAGTCGAAAAAGGTCAAGCCGGAAATCATTAAACTGCCTGAACAGTTGATTATAAGAAATACCACATCAGTCGCACCCAAAGATTAG
- the mgrA gene encoding L-glyceraldehyde 3-phosphate reductase: protein MSNKDKYSEMKYNRCGQSGLLLPAISLGLWHNFGGVDTMENSRAMVVRAFDFGITHFDLANNYGPPAGSAEETFGKILKSDLANHRDELIISTKAGYWMWDGPYGTGGSRKYLLASLDQSLRRMGLDYVDIFYSHCYDPNTPLEETMSALDQAVRQGKALYVGISSYKPQQTLTASKILKNLQNRCLIHQPSYSMFDRWIEDGLLDVLESEGMGCIAFCPLAQGLLTDKYLKGIPEDSRAAKPHGFLKAERITEEVIKKVTSLKKIAERRDQSLSQMALAWVLKDKRVTSALIGASKVEQIDENVKALKNLQFMPHELVEIDTVLK, encoded by the coding sequence ATGTCAAATAAAGATAAATATAGTGAAATGAAATACAATCGATGCGGTCAAAGCGGGCTTTTACTCCCCGCGATTTCTTTGGGATTATGGCACAACTTTGGTGGTGTCGATACGATGGAAAACAGCAGGGCGATGGTTGTCAGGGCTTTTGATTTTGGCATAACGCATTTTGACCTCGCCAATAATTACGGCCCGCCGGCCGGTTCAGCCGAAGAAACTTTTGGAAAGATTCTTAAATCGGATTTGGCAAATCATCGCGATGAATTGATAATTTCTACCAAGGCTGGTTACTGGATGTGGGATGGGCCTTACGGAACAGGAGGTTCAAGGAAATATCTATTGGCAAGTCTTGACCAGTCTCTCAGGCGTATGGGGCTTGATTATGTCGATATTTTTTATTCGCACTGCTACGACCCTAATACTCCGTTAGAAGAAACGATGTCTGCGCTGGATCAGGCAGTCCGACAGGGCAAGGCTCTGTATGTTGGTATATCTTCTTATAAGCCGCAGCAGACTTTAACAGCTTCGAAAATTCTCAAGAATCTCCAGAATCGCTGCCTGATTCATCAGCCCAGCTATTCAATGTTTGACCGATGGATAGAAGATGGTTTGCTGGATGTACTCGAAAGCGAAGGAATGGGCTGTATAGCTTTTTGTCCGCTTGCGCAGGGCCTTCTTACCGATAAGTATTTAAAAGGAATACCCGAGGATTCGCGTGCAGCCAAGCCGCACGGCTTCCTCAAGGCCGAGCGGATTACAGAAGAGGTCATTAAAAAAGTAACGTCTTTAAAAAAGATTGCCGAGCGAAGAGATCAGTCGCTTTCGCAAATGGCACTGGCATGGGTATTGAAAGATAAACGTGTTACTTCAGCTTTAATTGGTGCAAGCAAAGTCGAACAAATCGATGAAAATGTCAAAGCTCTAAAAAATCTTCAGTTTATGCCCCATGAGCTGGTTGAAATAGACACCGTTCTGAAATGA
- a CDS encoding glycoside hydrolase family 3 C-terminal domain-containing protein — translation MFRETAKHRYRVVLLSIAFLGMAWNCRESAGAMNSNKKIKQEIDKMVSKMTLEEKISMVHANTLFTTAAIERLDIPGLCMSDGPHGVREEQKPDDFSPTGLSTDASTYLPTLTALAATWNPDMSYCFGKVLGSEARARGKDVILGPAINIMRTPLCGRNFEYMGEDPYLTSKMVVPYIKGVQENDVAACVKHFALNNQEYKRHSADVQCSERALREIYLPGFKAAVQEGGVLTLMAAYNLFRGQHCCQNEYLLNEILKKEWGFSGAVISDWGGVYNTKEAALNGMDIEMGTKVPNGVRNDFENYFLAKPFLNEIRQGALPESVLDDKVKRILYVMHKINMFDKNRKPGAFNTPDHQKTALDVAQEAIVLLKNDKGLLPIAADVKSIAVIGENAAMEQAHGGGSSNIKAKYEITPLEALQKKLNGRVTLNVAQGYSFQDDASVQKLIDEAVEAAKKSDIVIVFGGLNHQFETEGRDRKDMKLPYHQDKLIRAVAEANPKTIVVLICGSPVEVYQWVDAVGAVVQGWYAGMEAGTAMVNVLFGDVNPSGKLPFTFPVRLEDSPVDVYGDYLGDNEGNIVEYREDILVGYRYYDTKKVAPQFCFGHGLSYTQFEYDKLKISPAQIKAGRQTVVSLEVKNVGNSFGAEVVQLYINAPESSVIRPEKELKGFAKVFLKPGQKNTVRFVIDESHLSFYDESKKQWTAENGIFNVLIGSSSRDIRLKGGLEFNDKTAK, via the coding sequence ATGTTTCGGGAAACTGCAAAACATCGTTACAGAGTTGTATTATTGAGTATTGCTTTTTTAGGTATGGCCTGGAATTGCCGGGAAAGTGCCGGAGCTATGAATAGTAATAAGAAGATAAAACAGGAAATTGACAAGATGGTAAGCAAAATGACGCTGGAAGAAAAGATTTCCATGGTTCACGCTAACACGTTGTTTACTACCGCTGCAATAGAGCGGCTTGATATTCCCGGGTTATGTATGTCTGACGGCCCCCATGGGGTGCGTGAGGAACAGAAACCCGACGACTTTAGCCCGACCGGCCTGTCGACGGATGCGAGTACTTATCTGCCGACGCTGACTGCATTGGCGGCGACGTGGAATCCTGACATGTCATATTGCTTTGGAAAAGTACTTGGCAGTGAAGCAAGAGCCAGGGGCAAGGATGTTATTCTTGGTCCCGCCATTAACATAATGCGCACGCCGCTATGCGGACGGAATTTCGAATATATGGGCGAAGACCCCTATCTGACTTCGAAAATGGTTGTGCCGTATATAAAAGGCGTTCAGGAAAATGATGTTGCTGCCTGTGTAAAGCATTTTGCGCTGAATAATCAGGAGTACAAAAGGCACTCTGCCGATGTGCAGTGCAGCGAACGTGCACTGCGGGAGATATATCTGCCCGGGTTCAAAGCTGCCGTTCAGGAGGGCGGTGTGCTTACGCTTATGGCGGCGTACAATCTGTTCCGCGGACAGCACTGTTGTCAAAATGAGTATTTGCTTAATGAGATATTAAAAAAGGAATGGGGCTTTTCCGGAGCGGTCATTTCTGACTGGGGCGGTGTTTATAATACAAAAGAAGCTGCATTGAACGGTATGGATATTGAGATGGGCACAAAAGTTCCGAACGGCGTCAGGAATGATTTTGAAAACTATTTTCTGGCAAAGCCGTTTTTGAATGAAATCAGGCAGGGGGCATTGCCAGAGTCGGTTCTTGACGACAAAGTTAAGCGAATCCTTTACGTGATGCATAAGATTAATATGTTTGATAAAAATCGCAAACCCGGCGCATTTAATACGCCTGACCATCAAAAGACGGCACTCGATGTTGCGCAAGAGGCGATAGTTCTGCTGAAAAATGACAAAGGCTTACTCCCAATAGCCGCTGATGTTAAAAGTATTGCCGTAATCGGCGAAAATGCAGCAATGGAGCAGGCACATGGCGGCGGCAGTTCCAATATCAAGGCAAAATATGAAATTACTCCGCTTGAAGCCCTGCAGAAAAAATTGAATGGAAGAGTTACCCTTAATGTTGCGCAGGGCTATTCATTTCAGGACGATGCTTCTGTGCAAAAACTGATTGACGAGGCGGTTGAAGCTGCAAAAAAATCTGATATTGTCATTGTGTTCGGCGGGCTAAATCATCAATTCGAGACGGAAGGCCGCGACCGTAAGGATATGAAGTTGCCATATCATCAGGATAAGCTTATCAGGGCGGTCGCTGAAGCTAACCCAAAAACGATTGTTGTGCTTATTTGCGGCAGCCCCGTCGAGGTGTATCAGTGGGTTGACGCTGTTGGGGCTGTTGTGCAGGGCTGGTACGCTGGTATGGAAGCCGGTACGGCTATGGTGAATGTTCTGTTCGGCGATGTCAATCCGTCGGGCAAATTGCCGTTCACATTTCCTGTCAGACTGGAAGATTCGCCGGTCGATGTATATGGCGATTATCTGGGTGATAACGAAGGCAATATTGTCGAATACAGGGAAGATATCCTTGTCGGCTATCGTTATTACGATACCAAAAAGGTTGCTCCGCAGTTCTGCTTCGGTCACGGCTTGTCCTATACGCAGTTCGAGTACGACAAACTGAAAATCTCACCGGCCCAAATCAAAGCCGGTAGGCAGACAGTTGTCAGTCTGGAAGTGAAAAATGTCGGCAACAGTTTCGGAGCTGAAGTGGTGCAGCTTTACATCAATGCCCCCGAAAGTTCTGTTATAAGACCTGAAAAAGAGTTAAAGGGCTTTGCAAAAGTATTCCTTAAGCCGGGTCAGAAAAATACGGTCAGGTTTGTCATAGACGAGAGCCATTTGTCATTTTACGACGAATCCAAAAAACAGTGGACTGCCGAAAATGGAATATTTAATGTTTTAATCGGCAGTTCTTCGCGTGATATCCGCTTAAAAGGCGGGCTTGAGTTTAATGATAAAACCGCTAAGTAA